One window of the Sciurus carolinensis chromosome 8, mSciCar1.2, whole genome shotgun sequence genome contains the following:
- the Ccdc71l gene encoding coiled-coil domain-containing protein 71L: MRRSVKRRRRRPPAAAAQGGGFRTGGGAGLEAREEKVVYSRSQLSLADSTKALGDAFKLFMPRSTEFMSSDAELWSFLCSLKHQFSPHILRSKDVYGYASCRALVPDPPDPPTARGLTRRPAPRAAARRRRRGARAAAAGRRRPRLPPPPPPPPPLPAPEDSCPVKPVAPGPCFGGRTLEEIWRAATPTLTTFPTIRVGGDVWGERSLAAARRKARQVLRVDLEPVVRLRRFPVPRA, encoded by the coding sequence ATGCGGCGCAGCGTGAAGAGGCGGCGGCGCCGGCCCCCGGCCGCGGCCGCCCAGGGCGGCGGCTTTAGAACGGGAGGAGGGGCCGGGCTGGAGGCGCGGGAGGAGAAGGTGGTGTACTCGCGGTCGCAACTGTCGCTGGCCGACAGCACCAAGGCGCTGGGCGATGCCTTCAAGCTGTTCATGCCCCGCAGCACGGAGTTCATGAGCTCGGACGCGGAGCTCTGGAGCTTCCTCTGCAGCCTCAAGCACCAGTTCTCCCCGCACATCCTACGCAGCAAGGACGTCTACGGCTACGCCTCCTGCCGGGCCCTGGTGCCGGACCCCCCGGACCCCCCTACCGCCCGCGGCCTGACGCGCCGGCCGGCCCCGCGCGCGGCCGCCAGGAGGAGGCGCCGCGGAGCCCGAGCGGCCGCCGCGGGCAGGAGGCGGCCCCGGctgcccccgccgccgccgccgccgccgccgctgccggcCCCCGAGGATTCCTGCCCGGTGAAGCCCGTGGCGCCGGGGCCCTGTTTCGGGGGCCGCACCCTGGAGGAGATCTGGAGGGCGGCCACCCCGACGCTGACCACCTTCCCCACCATCCGCGTCGGCGGCGACGTGTGGGGCGAGCGCAGCCTGGCGGCGGCGCGGCGCAAGGCGCGCCAAGTCCTGCGAGTGGACCTGGAACCCGTGGTGAGGCTCCGCCGCTTCCCGGTGCCACGGGCTTGA